A window of the Cucurbita pepo subsp. pepo cultivar mu-cu-16 chromosome LG01, ASM280686v2, whole genome shotgun sequence genome harbors these coding sequences:
- the LOC111777182 gene encoding wall-associated receptor kinase 2-like translates to MERQIETLIRLMIVNILILSSPVYASQALLGCPDRCGDLQIPYPFGTREGCYLNKNFLITCNTTHFDPPRPFLRTGNIQVTNISISGELQILHFGAKDCYPKNNSVDARRTSATLNLSTFTVSSTKNKFTVIGCDTYAFLSGQIEGQSYRTACVALCDNITTVRDGACSGNGCCQLDIPSGLKGLRYRVRSFDNHTDVLSFNPCGYAFVTEEDKFHFSAAYIRDFPQRQVPVVLDWGISNTTCSTANKKSNCVCGPNSMMVNPLPDGSEYRCGCLDGFEGNPYLPRGCQDIDECRDERLNDCKFECVNTEGNYTCNCPEGFKGDGRRGGEGCTRSSKSFVQVIIGVSVGFTVLVIGSTWLYLGYRKWKLIKLKEKFFEENGGLMLQRHLSQWKSSTDMVTIFTQEELDKATNKYDESAVIGKGGYGTVYKGILPDGSVVAIKKSKLVDQSQTSQFINEVIVLSQINHRNVVKLLGCCLETQVPLLVYEFVTNGTLFDHIHDTTKHVPLSWEARLRIASETAGVISYLHSSASTPIIHRDIKTTNILLDDNYNAKVSDFGASKLVTLDQTQLSTMVQGTLGYLDPEYLLTSELTEKSDVYSFGIVLLELITGKKAVSFEGPEAERNLAMYVLCAMKEDRLGEVVEKGMAREGEFGQIKEVGKVARKCLRISGEERPSMKEVAMELEGLRVMVEHEWVNEENLVADGASNMFVVSGSTNVVDDSMKVQILPLIHDGR, encoded by the exons ATGGAGCGTCAAATCGAGACGCTTATTCGACTCATGATCGTAAACATACTCATCCTATCGTCACCGGTTTACGCATCTCAAGCCTTACTCGGCTGCCCCGATCGGTGTGGCGACTTGCAGATACCATATCCATTCGGAACAAGGGAAGGGTGTTacctaaacaaaaatttcttgaTTACCTGTAACACAACTCATTTCGATCCCCCGAGGCCATTTCTCCGGACCGGCAACATTCAAGTTACGAATATATCCATCTCCGGTGAGCTTCAAATCTTGCACTTTGGAGCCAAAGATTGCTACCCCAAAAACAATAGCGTCGACGCACGTCGGACCTCCGCCACTCTCAACTTATCCACGTTCACAGTTTCCAGTACCAAAAACAAGTTCACTGTTATCGGCTGTGATACATACGCTTTTCTTTCTGGCCAAATCGAGGGGCAAAGCTATAGAACAGCATGCGTGGCGTTGTGTGATAACATCACCACCGTAAGAGATGGCGCCTGCTCAGGTAATGGGTGCTGTCAGCTTGACATCCCTAGCGGCTTAAAGGGTTTGAGATATAGGGTGCGCAGCTTCGACAATCACACCGACGTCTTGAGCTTTAATCCATGTGGGTATGCCTTTGTGACCGAGGAAGACAAGTTTCATTTCTCGGCGGCTTATATTCGTGATTTCCCACAAAGGCAAGTTCCTGTTGTGCTTGATTGGGGTATTAGTAATACCACTTGCTCCACGGCTAACAAAAAAAGTAATTGTGTTTGTGGGCCCAATAGCATGATGGTTAACCCTCTGCCTGATGGATCTGAGTATCGTTGTGGGTGCTTGGATGGGTTTGAGGGTAATCCTTATCTTCCTCGAGGATGTCAAG ATATTGATGAATGTAGGGATGAAAGGCTGAATGATTGCAAGTTTGAGTGTGTTAACACTGAAGGGAACTATACTTGTAATTGTCCGGAGGGTTTTAAAGGTGATGGACGACGTGGGGGTGAAGGTTGCACTCGAAGCTCCAAGTCTTTTGTTCAAGTTATCATTG GAGTATCCGTGGGGTTCACAGTCTTAGTAATTGGGAGTACATGGCTATACTTAGGCTACAGAAAATGGAAGCTCATCAAACTAAAAGAGAAGTTCTTCGAGGAAAATGGAGGCTTAATGCTTCAACGACATCTCTCTCAATGGAAATCATCCACAGACATGGTCACAATCTTCACCCAAGAGGAGCTAGACAAGGCCACAAACAAGTACGATGAAAGCGCCGTGATTGGAAAAGGCGGCTACGGCACAGTCTACAAAGGCATCTTACCCGACGGCTCAGTAGTAGCaatcaaaaaatcaaaattagtgGACCAATCCCAAACATCCCAATTCATCAATGAAGTCATTGTTCTTTCCCAAATCAACCATCGAAACGTGGTCAAGCTCTTAGGGTGTTGTTTAGAGACCCAAGTCCCATTATTGGTCTACGAGTTCGTCACCAACGGCACCCTCTTCGATCACATCCATGACACTACCAAACACGTCCCACTTTCTTGGGAAGCTCGCTTGAGAATCGCTTCGGAAACAGCCGGGGTCATTTCGTATTTGCATTCATCAGCTTCCACTCCAATCATCCATAGAGATATCAAGACGACCAACATACTTTTAGACGATAATTACAATGCAAAGGTCTCTGATTTCGGTGCTTCCAAATTGGTTACATTGGATCAAACTCAATTATCCACTATGGTTCAAGGGACTCTTGGATATTTGGACCCGGAGTATTTGTTAACGAGTGAGTTGACGGAGAAGAGCGATGTGTATAGCTTTGGAATTGTACTTCTAGAGCTGATAACCGGGAAGAAGGCGGTGAGTTTCGAGGGGCCGGAAGCGGAGAGGAATTTAGCTATGTATGTTCTATGTGCAATGAAGGAAGATCGGTTGGGGGAGGTTGTGGAGAAGGGAATGGCGAGGGAAGGGGAGTTTGGGCAGATAAAAGAAGTGGGGAAGGTGGCGAGGAAGTGCTTGAGAATTAGTGGGGAGGAGCGGCCGAGCATGAAGGAGGTGGCTATGGAGTTGGAGGGTTTGAGAGTGATGGTTGAACATGAGTGggttaatgaagaaaatttggtGGCGGATGGAGCTTCGAATATGTTTGTGGTGAGTGGGAGTACAAATGTTGTGGATGATAGCATGAAAGTTCAGATTTTGCCACTGATTCATGatggaagatga
- the LOC111805902 gene encoding protein STAY-GREEN LIKE, chloroplastic-like: protein MAFHCARYSFSPSPSKPKFKLVLGNKPAVLFSSLRSTRASYNTLVSEAVRILVPPARFEASKLKVEFTREVNKCAGITPRTYILSHCDFTANLTLTISDVINLDQLRGWYNKDDVVAEWKKVKDEMCLHVHCYVSGPNSLLDLTAEFRYHIFSKELPLVLESVLYGDSILFRENPELLDALVRVYFHSSSQKYNRLECWGPLKDAVQGRHHHMQGLLRASQDVSSPKKLRTPKSIFQALFAFLL, encoded by the exons ATGGCCTTTCATTGCGCTCGTTACTCTTTTTCCCCTTCCCCAAGCAAACCCAAGTTCAAATTAGTGCTCGGAAACAAGCCTGCGGTTCTGTTTTCTTCCCTTCGATCCACTCGGGCTTCTTACAATACTCTCGTCTCTGAG GCTGTCAGGATATTGGTTCCTCCAGCAAGATTTGAAGCTTCAAAGTTAAAAGTTGAATTCACTAGGGAGGTGAACAAGTGTGCAGGAATCACCCCAAGAACGTATATACTATCGCATTGCGACTTCACCGCTAATCTCACCTTAACCATCTCTGATGTTATCAACCTTGATCAG TTGAGAGGTTGGTACAACAAGGATGATGTGGTTGCTGAGTGGAAGAAAGTGAAAGATGAAATGTGTCTTCATGTACATTGCTATGTGAGCGGTCCTAATTCTTTGCTTGATCTTACTGCTGAGTTTAGATACCACATTTTCTCCAAAGAATTGCCTCTa GTACTTGAATCTGTCTTATATGGAGATTCAATTCTATTTAGGGAGAATCCCGAGCTGCTAGATGCCTTAGTCAGGGTATATTTCCATTCCAGTTCACAAAAGTATAATCGACTCGAATGCTGGGGGCCACTCAAGGATGCTGTACAG GGGAGGCATCATCATATGCAAGGGCTCCTAAGGGCAAGCCAGGATGTGTCCTCTCCTAAAAAGTTGAGAACTCCCAAATCAATTTTTCAAGCTCTCTTTGCCTTCCTTCTCTGA